The Mycolicibacterium smegmatis genome has a window encoding:
- the hrpA gene encoding ATP-dependent RNA helicase HrpA, with protein MSERQDLRELRARLDGLTIRDAARLGRRLKNLRGGDLAKDLAKIEQQIAAAEALVLTRQAAVPQITYPDLPVTQRCDDLAKAIAENQVVVVAGATGSGKTTQLPKICLELGRGIRGTIGHTQPRRLAARTVAQRIADELGTPLGEAVGYTVRFTDQASDSTLVKLMTDGILLAEIQRDRRLLRYDTLILDEAHERSLNIDFLLGYLRELLPRRPDLKVIVTSATIEPERFSRHFQDAPIVEVSGRTYPVEIRYRPLEVAVPPSDTEDPDDPDHEIVRTEVRDPTEAIVDAVRELEAEPPGDVLVFLSGEREIRDTAEALKDLRNTEVLPLYARLPTAEQQKVFQPSHAGRRVVLATNVAETSLTVPGIRYVVDPGTARISRYSRRTKVQRLPIEPISQASAAQRAGRSGRTAPGVCIRLYSEEDFESRPRYTDPEILRTNLAAVILQMSALGLGDIENFPFLDPPDARSIRDGIQLLQELGAFDTSSAAGGGNSASAAGGGNSVPALTETGRRLARLPLDPRIGRMILQADAEGCVREVLVLAAALSIPDPRERPSDREEAARQKHARFADEHSDFISYLNLWNYLREQRNELSGNAFRRMCRDEFLHYLRIREWQDLVGQLRSIARDIGIRESDEPADPARIHAALTAGLLSHVGLREGDTRDYTGARNTKFVLAPGSVLTKKPPRWIVVADLVETSRLFGRIAARIEPEAVERVAGHLVQRTYSEPHWDARRGAVMAFERVTLYGLPLVPRRRVNYAQIDPVVSRELFIRHALVEGEWQTRHHFFRDNARLREEVEEMEERARRRDLLVGDDEIFALYDARIPADVVSARHFDAWWKKQRHKTPDLLTFTREDLLRTDDAADHPDTWRAGDLELPLSYRYQPGAADDGVTVHVPVGVLARLGGENFAWQVPALREELVTALIKSLPKDLRRNFVPAPDTARAILPHLDPGTGSLLDAVQRELRRRTGILVPVDAFDLDKVPPHLRVTFAVENSDGAEVARGKDIETLREQLAVPVAQAVAEAVDDGLQRTGLRAWPDDLDELPRTVENVSRGHTVRGYPGFVDTGKAVDIRVFANPIERDAAMGPGLRRLLRLSVPSPVKAIERGLGTRTRLALNANPDGNLAALLEDCADAAADTLVRQIVWTRADFTALVQRAAKELGATTQAAVTRVEKVLAAAHEVGVGLPDKPPAAQADAVEDIRLQLERLLPKGFVTATGVARLTDLTRYVTAIARRLERLPHAIGADRERMARVHAVEDAYDDLVRALSPARAAAHDVVAIAWQIEELRVSLWAQQLGTPRPVSEQRIYKAIDAVAR; from the coding sequence GTGTCGGAACGTCAGGATCTGCGTGAGCTGCGTGCGCGTCTCGACGGACTGACCATCCGCGACGCGGCGCGACTCGGGCGTCGGCTCAAGAATCTCCGTGGCGGCGATCTCGCCAAGGATCTCGCCAAGATCGAGCAGCAGATCGCGGCGGCCGAGGCGCTCGTGCTCACACGCCAGGCCGCGGTCCCGCAGATCACCTATCCCGACCTGCCCGTCACGCAACGCTGCGACGACCTCGCGAAAGCCATCGCCGAGAACCAGGTGGTCGTCGTCGCGGGCGCCACCGGATCCGGCAAGACCACCCAGCTGCCCAAGATCTGCCTCGAGCTCGGCCGCGGCATCCGCGGCACCATCGGCCACACCCAGCCGCGCCGGCTCGCGGCGCGCACGGTGGCGCAGCGCATCGCCGACGAACTCGGCACACCGCTCGGCGAGGCCGTCGGCTACACCGTGCGGTTCACCGACCAGGCCAGCGACTCCACGCTGGTCAAACTCATGACCGACGGCATCCTGCTCGCCGAGATCCAGCGCGACCGCAGACTGCTGCGCTACGACACCCTGATCCTCGATGAGGCCCACGAACGCAGCCTCAACATCGACTTCCTGCTCGGGTACCTGCGCGAGCTGCTGCCGCGCCGGCCCGACCTCAAGGTGATCGTCACGTCGGCGACCATCGAACCCGAGCGGTTCTCGCGGCACTTCCAAGACGCGCCGATCGTCGAGGTCTCCGGACGCACGTATCCCGTCGAGATCCGGTACCGGCCACTGGAAGTCGCCGTGCCGCCATCCGACACCGAGGATCCTGATGATCCCGACCACGAGATCGTGCGCACCGAGGTCCGTGATCCCACCGAGGCCATCGTCGACGCGGTCCGCGAGCTCGAGGCCGAACCGCCCGGCGACGTCCTGGTGTTCCTCTCCGGCGAGCGTGAGATCCGCGACACCGCAGAGGCTTTGAAAGACCTGCGGAACACCGAGGTGCTGCCGTTGTACGCGCGGTTGCCGACCGCCGAGCAGCAAAAGGTGTTCCAGCCCAGCCATGCCGGCCGGCGCGTGGTGCTGGCCACCAACGTCGCCGAGACCTCGCTGACCGTGCCGGGCATCCGCTACGTCGTCGACCCCGGCACCGCGAGGATCTCGCGCTACAGCAGGCGCACCAAGGTGCAGCGGCTGCCCATCGAGCCCATCTCGCAGGCCTCGGCAGCTCAGCGCGCGGGCCGGTCCGGGCGTACCGCGCCCGGCGTGTGCATCCGGCTGTACTCGGAAGAGGACTTCGAATCACGGCCCCGCTACACCGATCCCGAGATCCTGCGGACCAACCTGGCCGCGGTGATCCTGCAGATGAGCGCGCTCGGACTCGGCGACATCGAGAACTTCCCGTTCCTCGACCCGCCCGACGCGCGCAGCATCCGCGACGGCATCCAGCTGTTGCAGGAACTCGGTGCGTTCGACACTTCTTCCGCCGCCGGAGGCGGCAATTCGGCTTCCGCCGCCGGAGGCGGCAATTCGGTCCCAGCGCTCACCGAGACCGGGCGCCGGCTTGCGCGCCTGCCGCTCGACCCGCGCATCGGCCGGATGATCCTGCAGGCCGACGCCGAGGGCTGCGTGCGCGAGGTGCTGGTGCTCGCCGCGGCGCTGTCCATCCCCGATCCGCGCGAACGCCCGTCAGACCGCGAGGAGGCCGCGCGGCAGAAGCACGCCCGCTTCGCCGATGAGCACTCGGACTTCATCTCGTACCTGAACCTGTGGAACTATCTGCGCGAGCAGCGCAACGAATTGTCCGGCAACGCTTTCCGCCGCATGTGCCGCGACGAGTTCCTGCACTACCTTCGGATCCGCGAGTGGCAGGACCTGGTGGGCCAGTTGCGCAGCATTGCGCGTGACATCGGGATCCGCGAGTCCGACGAGCCCGCCGACCCGGCCCGCATCCACGCCGCGCTCACCGCGGGTCTGCTGTCACATGTCGGCCTGCGCGAGGGCGACACCCGCGACTACACCGGCGCGCGCAACACCAAGTTCGTGCTCGCGCCGGGATCGGTGCTCACGAAGAAGCCGCCGCGCTGGATCGTGGTGGCCGATCTGGTGGAGACCAGCAGGCTGTTCGGCCGTATCGCGGCGCGCATCGAACCCGAGGCGGTCGAACGCGTCGCCGGGCACCTCGTGCAACGCACGTACAGCGAACCGCACTGGGACGCACGCCGTGGCGCGGTGATGGCCTTCGAACGCGTGACGCTCTACGGTCTTCCGCTGGTCCCGCGCCGCCGCGTCAACTACGCGCAGATCGATCCGGTGGTGAGCCGCGAACTGTTCATCCGGCACGCCCTGGTCGAGGGCGAGTGGCAGACGCGCCACCACTTCTTCCGCGACAATGCCCGCCTGCGCGAAGAGGTCGAGGAGATGGAGGAGCGTGCGCGGCGCCGCGACCTGCTGGTCGGCGACGACGAGATCTTCGCGCTGTACGACGCGCGCATCCCCGCCGACGTCGTCTCGGCGCGCCACTTCGATGCGTGGTGGAAGAAGCAGCGCCACAAGACCCCTGACCTCCTCACCTTCACGCGTGAGGACCTGCTGCGCACCGACGACGCCGCCGACCATCCGGACACGTGGCGGGCCGGGGACCTGGAACTGCCGCTGAGTTACCGGTACCAACCCGGCGCGGCCGACGACGGGGTGACCGTGCACGTGCCGGTCGGTGTGCTCGCACGCCTGGGCGGCGAGAACTTCGCGTGGCAGGTACCGGCCCTGCGCGAGGAACTGGTCACTGCGCTCATCAAGTCGCTGCCGAAAGACCTGCGCCGCAACTTCGTCCCCGCACCGGACACCGCTCGCGCGATCCTGCCGCACCTCGACCCGGGAACGGGATCGCTGCTCGACGCCGTGCAGCGCGAACTGCGCAGGCGCACCGGAATCCTGGTGCCCGTCGACGCGTTCGATCTCGACAAGGTGCCGCCACACCTGCGGGTGACGTTCGCGGTGGAGAACTCCGACGGCGCCGAGGTGGCCCGCGGCAAGGACATCGAGACCCTGCGCGAACAACTCGCGGTGCCGGTGGCCCAGGCGGTCGCCGAGGCCGTCGACGACGGTTTGCAGCGCACGGGTCTGCGAGCGTGGCCCGATGATCTCGACGAGTTGCCCCGGACCGTGGAGAACGTCAGCAGAGGGCACACCGTGCGCGGATACCCTGGCTTCGTCGACACCGGAAAAGCCGTGGACATCCGGGTTTTCGCGAACCCGATCGAGCGCGACGCCGCGATGGGACCGGGGCTGCGGCGGCTTCTGCGGCTGAGCGTGCCGTCGCCGGTCAAGGCCATCGAGCGGGGGTTGGGCACGCGGACACGGCTGGCGCTCAACGCGAACCCCGACGGCAACCTCGCCGCCCTGCTCGAGGACTGCGCGGACGCGGCCGCCGACACCCTGGTGCGCCAGATCGTCTGGACGCGTGCCGATTTCACCGCGTTGGTGCAGCGCGCGGCGAAGGAACTCGGCGCCACGACGCAGGCCGCGGTGACCCGCGTCGAGAAGGTGCTGGCCGCCGCACACGAGGTCGGGGTGGGGCTGCCGGACAAACCGCCGGCAGCCCAGGCCGACGCGGTCGAGGACATCCGTCTGCAATTGGAACGGTTGCTGCCCAAGGGATTTGTCACCGCGACGGGCGTCGCGCGGCTGACCGACCTCACCCGCTACGTCACGGCGATCGCGCGCCGGCTCGAACGGTTGCCCCACGCGATCGGCGCCGACCGCGAACGCATGGCGCGTGTGCATGCCGTGGAGGACGCCTACGACGATCTGGTGCGGGCCTTGTCACCGGCACGCGCGGCGGCCCACGATGTCGTGGCGATCGCCTGGCAGATCGAGGAACTGCGGGTGAGCCTGTGGGCGCAGCAACTCGGCACGCCGCGCCCGGTCAGCGAGCAGCGCATCTACAAGGCCATCGACGCCGTCGCGCGCTAA
- a CDS encoding nuclear transport factor 2 family protein, translating into MSDHQHIVDVLTRYATGIDRRDWHLFRTVFTEDCTLDYGEIGAWDSVDAVTDFMEQTHALAGHTLHRLSNHAISVDGDTAEARTYVDALIMSQDNTSGVNAAGFYDDDLVRTPDGWRIARRRFTSVRVAAV; encoded by the coding sequence ATGAGCGATCACCAACACATCGTCGACGTCCTCACGCGGTACGCCACAGGCATCGACCGCCGCGACTGGCACCTGTTCCGCACTGTGTTCACCGAGGACTGCACGCTCGACTACGGCGAGATCGGCGCGTGGGACAGCGTGGACGCGGTCACCGACTTCATGGAACAGACACATGCCCTGGCCGGCCACACGCTGCACCGGTTGAGCAACCACGCCATCTCGGTCGACGGTGACACCGCCGAGGCGCGTACCTACGTCGACGCGCTGATCATGTCGCAGGACAACACCTCAGGGGTCAACGCCGCGGGGTTCTACGACGACGACCTCGTCCGCACCCCAGACGGGTGGCGCATCGCCCGCCGCCGGTTCACCTCGGTGCGTGTCGCGGCGGTCTGA
- a CDS encoding SDR family NAD(P)-dependent oxidoreductase, translating into MDFAQQYGPWALVAGASDGVGAAMAHELARRGLNVVLLARRHSVLDTVAAQIRDTSGVETHTLAIDLAEAGAARRIIEATAGLDIGFLVYCAGSDTNVTPFLDTPLDVAESMVQRNCMVPVQLCHHYAKPMADRGRGGIVIFGSGAGLAGAPNLVAYSASKAFDMVLAEALWSELHTEGVDVLGLILGKTDTPALRALEFRRGQIASPDTAPPGAAPVDDVVAAAFANLTAGPTCLVGEDMQAVAQLMASVSRNEAVHIIARAVEHRWVKPALRQPDQPRTSVR; encoded by the coding sequence ATGGATTTCGCACAGCAGTACGGGCCGTGGGCGCTGGTGGCGGGTGCCTCCGACGGTGTGGGTGCCGCGATGGCCCACGAATTGGCGCGCCGCGGCCTCAACGTCGTGCTGCTGGCCCGACGGCATTCGGTGCTCGACACCGTCGCCGCGCAGATCCGTGACACCTCGGGAGTCGAGACACACACGCTCGCAATCGACCTCGCCGAGGCCGGAGCCGCACGGCGCATCATCGAGGCGACGGCGGGCCTGGACATCGGCTTCCTGGTCTACTGCGCCGGCTCGGATACCAACGTCACGCCGTTCCTCGACACGCCCCTGGATGTCGCGGAGTCGATGGTGCAACGCAACTGCATGGTGCCGGTGCAACTGTGCCACCATTACGCGAAACCCATGGCCGACCGGGGACGCGGCGGCATCGTGATCTTCGGTTCGGGCGCGGGTTTGGCCGGTGCGCCCAACTTGGTCGCCTACAGCGCGAGCAAGGCGTTCGACATGGTGCTCGCCGAGGCGCTGTGGAGCGAGTTGCACACCGAGGGTGTCGACGTGCTCGGGCTGATCCTCGGCAAGACCGACACGCCGGCACTGCGCGCGCTCGAGTTCCGCAGGGGTCAGATCGCCTCACCGGACACCGCACCACCAGGCGCCGCACCCGTCGACGACGTCGTGGCGGCCGCATTCGCGAACCTCACTGCGGGCCCGACGTGTCTGGTCGGCGAGGATATGCAGGCCGTGGCCCAGTTGATGGCGTCGGTGAGCCGCAACGAGGCCGTGCACATCATCGCCCGGGCCGTCGAGCATCGATGGGTGAAACCGGCTCTCCGCCAGCCTGATCAGCCGCGCACCTCGGTGAGGTAG
- a CDS encoding aminotransferase class V-fold PLP-dependent enzyme produces the protein MRPISPRYLLQFTESAGYLDFARFGPPSYAVLDATARLSEQSAHAGPATVDELMRQEVRAKAAAARLCGSDTDHIVLQPHTSMGLLQAAFSVPGGTVLVSEAEFPANTYPWARAEQTGRVTVRRLRAGHVTPDAVAEALTDDVTVVSVSAVDFRTGYRADLAALRDVIGDRLFVVDGIQGFGVIEAPWEVADVLVVGGQKWLRAGWGTGFTKLSDRMLERMDPVLSGWTGARDPGLFDNTIHPPESTAAAWSISNLSPVTSGAFAEALELVEDAGVAAIAARIAERVDALQDMLESLGATIVSATDRRAGILAFTLPGQPAEQVGIALNSAGIAATVRPEHVRLSPHASTSLDVVDEVRSALTALARARTATPAPPSASGPATHELLTSLVPAVHGLAAMLGPGNEVLLHDLSRLPDSIVAIAGDLTGRTVGGPMTDLLLGLIRRGTTQDLINYRTNSPDGRPIRSSTLFLRDADGVAVGCLCVNSAMAETVAADAPEQPETFPRDIDSLQRFLIDRAIAKVGVPPAEMKKQHKAAVVRELDEAGFFLIRDSVEHVAGQLDVTRYTIYNYLTEVRG, from the coding sequence GTGAGGCCCATCTCGCCGCGCTACCTGCTGCAGTTCACCGAGTCGGCCGGGTACCTGGACTTCGCGCGGTTCGGCCCACCGTCGTACGCGGTCCTCGACGCGACCGCGCGCCTGTCGGAGCAGTCGGCGCACGCGGGCCCCGCCACCGTCGACGAACTGATGCGCCAAGAGGTGCGTGCCAAGGCGGCCGCGGCCCGGCTGTGCGGCAGCGACACCGATCACATTGTGCTGCAGCCGCATACGAGCATGGGCCTGTTGCAGGCCGCGTTCAGTGTGCCCGGCGGGACGGTGTTGGTGTCCGAGGCCGAGTTCCCGGCCAACACCTACCCGTGGGCGCGCGCCGAACAGACGGGCCGGGTCACGGTGCGCCGTCTTCGGGCGGGACACGTGACGCCCGACGCGGTGGCCGAGGCCCTGACCGACGACGTCACCGTGGTGTCGGTGAGCGCCGTGGATTTCCGCACCGGGTACCGCGCGGACCTGGCTGCGCTGCGCGACGTGATCGGCGACCGGTTGTTCGTCGTCGACGGCATCCAGGGGTTCGGCGTCATCGAGGCGCCGTGGGAGGTGGCCGACGTGCTGGTGGTCGGCGGGCAGAAGTGGCTGCGCGCCGGGTGGGGCACGGGTTTCACCAAGCTGTCCGACCGCATGCTCGAACGCATGGACCCGGTGCTCTCGGGCTGGACCGGCGCGCGTGACCCCGGTCTGTTCGACAACACCATCCACCCGCCCGAGAGCACTGCCGCGGCGTGGTCGATCTCCAACCTGAGTCCCGTGACCTCCGGCGCGTTCGCCGAGGCGCTCGAACTCGTGGAGGACGCCGGGGTCGCGGCCATCGCCGCGCGTATCGCCGAGCGGGTCGACGCTCTGCAGGACATGCTCGAATCCCTGGGGGCGACAATTGTTTCGGCCACCGACCGCCGCGCGGGCATCCTGGCGTTCACGCTGCCCGGGCAACCGGCCGAACAGGTGGGCATCGCGCTCAACTCGGCGGGTATCGCCGCGACCGTGCGCCCCGAACATGTGCGGTTGTCGCCGCACGCGTCGACATCGCTGGACGTCGTCGATGAGGTCCGGTCCGCACTGACCGCACTCGCCAGGGCCCGAACCGCCACGCCCGCACCACCTTCGGCGTCCGGACCGGCCACGCACGAGCTGCTCACGTCGCTGGTGCCTGCCGTGCACGGCCTTGCGGCCATGCTGGGACCGGGCAACGAGGTACTGCTGCACGACCTTTCGCGGCTGCCCGATTCGATCGTGGCGATCGCCGGGGATCTCACGGGCCGGACCGTCGGCGGTCCCATGACCGACCTGCTGCTGGGGTTGATCCGTCGCGGCACCACGCAGGACCTGATCAACTACCGCACCAACAGTCCCGACGGCAGGCCGATCCGCTCGTCGACGTTGTTCCTGCGTGACGCCGACGGCGTCGCCGTCGGCTGTCTGTGTGTGAACAGCGCGATGGCAGAGACTGTTGCGGCCGATGCACCCGAGCAGCCCGAGACCTTCCCCCGCGACATCGACAGCCTGCAGCGGTTCCTCATCGACCGGGCGATCGCCAAGGTGGGAGTGCCGCCGGCGGAGATGAAGAAGCAGCACAAGGCCGCGGTGGTGCGTGAACTCGACGAGGCCGGGTTCTTCCTGATCCGTGACTCGGTGGAGCACGTCGCGGGCCAACTCGACGTGACGCGCTACACGATCTACAACTACCTCACCGAGGTGCGCGGCTGA
- a CDS encoding amino acid ABC transporter ATP-binding protein, translating to MSEPLLRAVGVRKSYGHTEVLRGIDLEVRRGEVVCLLGPSGAGKSTFLRCLNHLETIDAGQVWVDGEPIGFALRDGKLHELRERDVARQRRDIGMVFQRFNLFGHRTALENIIEGPVRVRGVSPDVARREGMELLERVGLADRADAFPAQLSGGQQQRVAIARSLAMKPKLMLFDEPTSALDPELVGEVLAVMNSLAREGMTMVVVTHEIGFAAEAADEVVFMADGTVVETGPPDRVLKDPEHERTRQFLARVLA from the coding sequence GTGTCTGAACCCTTGCTGCGCGCGGTCGGCGTGCGAAAGAGCTACGGCCACACCGAGGTTCTGCGTGGCATCGACCTCGAAGTGCGCCGCGGCGAGGTGGTGTGCCTGCTCGGCCCGTCGGGTGCCGGCAAGAGCACGTTCTTGCGCTGCCTCAACCATCTGGAGACCATCGACGCCGGGCAGGTGTGGGTGGACGGCGAACCCATCGGGTTCGCGCTGCGCGACGGCAAGCTCCACGAGTTGCGCGAGCGCGACGTCGCCAGGCAGCGCCGCGACATCGGGATGGTGTTCCAGCGCTTCAACCTGTTCGGACACCGGACCGCGTTGGAGAACATCATCGAAGGTCCGGTCCGGGTACGCGGAGTCTCACCCGACGTCGCCCGCCGGGAAGGTATGGAACTGCTGGAGCGGGTCGGCCTGGCCGACCGCGCCGACGCGTTCCCCGCGCAACTGTCCGGCGGGCAGCAGCAGCGCGTGGCGATCGCGCGCTCGCTCGCGATGAAACCCAAACTGATGCTGTTCGACGAGCCGACCTCCGCACTCGACCCCGAATTGGTCGGTGAGGTGCTGGCCGTGATGAACAGCCTGGCCCGGGAAGGGATGACGATGGTCGTGGTGACACACGAGATCGGTTTCGCCGCAGAGGCCGCCGACGAGGTGGTGTTCATGGCCGACGGCACGGTCGTCGAGACCGGTCCGCCCGACCGCGTGCTGAAAGACCCCGAGCACGAACGCACCCGCCAGTTCCTGGCGCGGGTGCTCGCGTGA
- a CDS encoding amino acid ABC transporter permease — protein MAVAEPLPIVRLRHWGRWVGAAVIVAALVLLFIALSRAQIKWSSVPDFVVYRVMAVGLVNTVLLALVAQAAAIVIGVGIALLRRSANPVARWFAAAYIWLFRGLPVLLQILIWYNLALVIPVISIPLPMGGYLLQEPTNALVSAFTAALLGLALNESAYMAEIVRAGLNSVDSGQVEAAKSIGMTPAQTLRRIVLPQAMRVIIPPTGNDFIDMLKGTSIASVIGVTELLHAANNISSNNLLVMETLFAAAIWYMVVVTLAGFGQHYLERWFGGAERSAAAQATRALRAVPLKRSARV, from the coding sequence ATGGCGGTAGCTGAGCCCCTGCCGATCGTCCGGCTCCGGCACTGGGGCCGGTGGGTCGGCGCCGCCGTCATCGTCGCGGCCCTCGTCCTGCTGTTCATCGCGCTGTCGCGCGCACAGATCAAGTGGTCGTCGGTGCCCGACTTCGTGGTCTACCGCGTCATGGCCGTCGGCCTGGTCAACACCGTGCTGCTCGCGCTCGTCGCGCAGGCCGCGGCGATCGTCATCGGGGTCGGCATCGCGCTGCTGCGACGCAGCGCGAACCCCGTCGCGCGGTGGTTCGCCGCGGCCTACATCTGGTTGTTCCGCGGTCTTCCGGTGCTGTTGCAGATCCTCATCTGGTACAACCTCGCGTTGGTCATCCCGGTGATCTCGATCCCGCTGCCCATGGGCGGGTATCTGCTGCAGGAACCCACCAACGCACTGGTGAGCGCGTTCACCGCGGCGCTGCTCGGCCTGGCGCTCAACGAAAGCGCGTACATGGCCGAGATCGTGCGGGCCGGCCTGAACAGCGTCGACTCCGGACAGGTCGAGGCCGCCAAGTCCATCGGCATGACCCCGGCGCAGACCCTGCGCCGGATCGTGCTGCCGCAGGCCATGCGCGTGATCATCCCGCCCACCGGCAACGACTTCATCGACATGTTGAAGGGCACGTCGATCGCATCGGTGATCGGTGTGACCGAACTGCTGCACGCCGCCAACAACATCTCGTCCAACAACCTGCTGGTGATGGAAACCCTTTTCGCCGCGGCGATCTGGTACATGGTGGTGGTCACGCTCGCCGGTTTCGGGCAGCACTACCTGGAACGGTGGTTCGGCGGCGCCGAACGCAGCGCCGCCGCACAGGCCACCAGGGCCCTGCGCGCGGTGCCGTTGAAGAGGAGTGCCCGTGTCTGA
- a CDS encoding ABC transporter substrate-binding protein, whose amino-acid sequence MPSTLRTRLSSRHRPGVLLAALLLTAGAAVACSAEDAAAGDAQAPGTASAIPDNTEVIAAIEADPALSAALPPAIAQSKTINLGSNIQSAPNNFYAGDGKTPIGYEVDLAKAIAAKLGVQAKHQDMAFGSLITSLQSGRVDMTMAAMNDTKERQQQIDFVDYFSSGITIMIQKGNPENITGPDSLCGKNVAVVQGTSHQKFAAAQSQRCEQEGKPAVNVTATDSDTQNQNQLRTGRVAAILNDLPSAVYISRTAGDGNAFEVVPGPPIEGGPYGIGFNKDNVALREAVAKALGELMTDGTYETILQSWGVEQGALKEPAINGGS is encoded by the coding sequence ATGCCATCAACGCTGCGTACCCGCCTGAGCAGTCGCCACCGCCCGGGTGTGCTGCTCGCCGCCCTGCTGCTGACGGCAGGCGCCGCCGTCGCCTGCAGCGCCGAAGACGCCGCCGCGGGGGACGCCCAGGCCCCCGGCACCGCGTCGGCGATCCCCGACAACACCGAGGTGATCGCCGCGATCGAGGCCGACCCGGCGCTGAGCGCGGCGCTGCCGCCGGCGATCGCGCAGTCCAAGACCATCAACCTCGGCTCGAACATCCAGTCGGCGCCCAACAACTTCTACGCCGGTGACGGCAAGACGCCGATCGGTTACGAGGTGGACCTCGCCAAGGCCATCGCGGCCAAACTCGGCGTCCAGGCCAAGCACCAGGACATGGCGTTCGGGTCGCTCATCACCAGCCTGCAGTCCGGCCGCGTCGACATGACCATGGCCGCGATGAACGACACCAAGGAACGTCAGCAGCAGATCGACTTCGTCGACTACTTCTCGTCGGGCATCACGATCATGATCCAGAAGGGCAACCCCGAGAACATCACCGGCCCGGACTCGTTGTGCGGCAAGAACGTCGCCGTCGTCCAGGGCACCAGCCACCAGAAATTCGCCGCCGCGCAGAGCCAGCGGTGCGAACAGGAGGGCAAGCCCGCCGTGAACGTCACGGCCACCGACAGCGACACGCAGAACCAGAACCAGCTGCGCACCGGACGCGTCGCGGCGATCCTCAACGATCTGCCCAGCGCGGTCTACATCTCCCGCACCGCGGGCGACGGCAACGCGTTCGAGGTCGTGCCAGGACCGCCGATCGAGGGCGGCCCGTACGGCATCGGCTTCAACAAGGACAACGTCGCACTGCGCGAGGCGGTGGCCAAGGCCCTCGGCGAACTGATGACCGACGGCACCTACGAGACGATCCTGCAGAGCTGGGGCGTCGAGCAGGGCGCGCTGAAGGAGCCCGCGATCAATGGCGGTAGCTGA
- a CDS encoding 5,10-methylenetetrahydrofolate reductase, with product MGSRFVPLNTIALELVPPNVERGASYAVEEAHKVLAIAAETGIEGRIRHVMIPGMIDEDDDRPIEMKPKMDVLEYWNIIRPELPGLRGLCTQVTSFLGEEALRERLTALSGAGFDGISFVGVPRTMKDGEGEGVAPTDALSIYADLVPNRGAILIPTREGEQGRFNFKCDQGATYGMTQLLYSDAIVGFLTEFAKTTEHRPEILLSFGFVPKMEAKVGLINWLIQDPGNPAVAAEQEFVSRLAEQDPAEKRRLMVDLYKRVIDGVGQLGFPLSVHYEVAYGVSRPAFETLAEMLEYWSPDQG from the coding sequence ATGGGGAGCAGGTTCGTGCCTCTGAACACCATCGCGCTGGAGCTCGTGCCGCCGAACGTCGAGCGCGGCGCCTCGTACGCGGTCGAAGAGGCCCACAAGGTGCTCGCAATCGCCGCCGAGACCGGCATCGAAGGCCGGATCCGGCATGTCATGATCCCCGGGATGATCGACGAGGACGACGACCGTCCCATCGAGATGAAGCCCAAGATGGACGTCCTCGAATACTGGAACATCATCCGGCCCGAGCTGCCCGGCCTGCGCGGCCTGTGCACTCAGGTCACGTCGTTCCTGGGTGAGGAGGCGCTGCGTGAGCGCCTGACGGCGCTCAGCGGCGCCGGTTTCGACGGCATCTCGTTCGTGGGCGTCCCGCGCACCATGAAGGACGGCGAGGGGGAGGGCGTCGCACCCACCGATGCGCTGTCGATCTACGCCGACCTGGTGCCCAACCGCGGCGCGATCCTGATCCCGACGCGCGAGGGCGAACAGGGGCGGTTCAACTTCAAGTGCGACCAGGGCGCGACGTACGGCATGACGCAGCTGCTGTACTCCGACGCCATCGTGGGATTTCTCACCGAGTTCGCCAAGACCACCGAGCACCGTCCGGAGATCCTGCTGTCGTTCGGCTTCGTGCCGAAGATGGAGGCCAAGGTCGGGCTGATCAACTGGCTCATCCAGGACCCGGGCAATCCGGCCGTCGCGGCCGAACAGGAGTTCGTCTCGCGTCTGGCCGAGCAGGATCCCGCCGAGAAGCGGCGGTTGATGGTCGACCTCTACAAGCGCGTCATCGACGGTGTCGGCCAGCTCGGCTTTCCCTTGAGCGTCCACTACGAGGTGGCGTACGGCGTCTCCCGTCCCGCGTTCGAGACCCTGGCCGAGATGCTCGAGTACTGGTCGCCTGACCAGGGCTGA